In Haliotis asinina isolate JCU_RB_2024 chromosome 15, JCU_Hal_asi_v2, whole genome shotgun sequence, the sequence AACTCGTCCTTTTTGTGAACGTTGAATTCAGTTTTAAGATTTGCAAACAAAGAAGAAATCGTTTGTATTTCAGTTTTTATTGAACCAGTAGTATTGCCATGAGTATATAAAACAATGAGTAATAAGTCCTCTTCAGACTGCAGGTGACTGTAACTCAGTAGTAGCCGATTCCTGAAACAGAAAGGGTAGTTACATATGAAATTGGGATTTACGGAAAAGTAACATGGAAATGTTGAAACTAATTGCATGATAAAGTATACCAAGCATTTCAAACAGCTGACAAGATGTTTATCAACTGGAAACAGCTCATTTGCGTAAAAGAGTAATAAACACATGGGTACATGATATCATTCAATAAAAATGAAGTTTAAAACCGGATAACGGGTGAAAGGATGGATTGTTAAATACCTTTCCCCAGTCCAATTCCATATCCTGGCACTCCGTAGAAACCACCGTAGCCTCCATACAGACCTCCCAGGCCGTATCCGTATTTGCCTCCATACAGACCGCCCATTCCTCCGTACGGGCCATAGCCGTAGCCTCCGTAAACACCTCCGTGCAGTGCACCCATTCCGTAGCCTAATGCGCCCAGGCTGGTAAACCTTATCATCAGCCCAGGTCCCTCGCGCGCTcgacacgcagcccagacactctcctgatctgcaccaAGAGTTCAGGatgtaccaaaccaagggcaccgagaacgaTGCCGAGCCTGACAACAGTGTACTGAGATGCAAGCgggacatttcaaaggcgagatctgtcatgcttttcctgaatcttgccaatcacgttgctgtcaacagggacagaaaattcaatgatataaataatttcatgggtttcaaaaaggacaagatcaggtttgttggcaggaattcgtctcaggctgtatattggcctattccagagaggTTTAAAAGCATCGTTTTCCAGGACGCACTGGACAAGTTCAGGGtggtaccatggatggacctcggggtcaaagacAGAGGCATGACGGAggcgatagtaaaagcagcgagccatgccatcatgtcttttatggtatgctgtttgtgccaaatTAGGGGTCCGGTCCGGGGAGTGCTAACAGAACCTTGGGGCATGCCTGACGGCCTTGTCTTATCTTGGTGAGCCAACTGCACACGAGAAAACGGACGGCCCAGCAACATGCTTTATATTCCTTGGTCTCGAGATCGACACATCGAATATGCAAGTCAAAATACCGGCAGGTAAGGTTGACACAGATGATAGATCTCTGCTTTCCTCAAGCAAATCAAAGACGATTCGAAAGGTGCTGCAATCACTAGTGGGTAAACTCAATTTTATGTGTCACGCCATTCCCATGGGCAAACCGTTCTGTCGCAAATTCATATAGCAACGTAAGGCATCAGTCACATCACGTTCGCCTCACGCAGTCGTTGAGAGGATCTATCCTCAACAGCTTTAATGGCGTATCTGTGTTTCAGGAAAGTCAATGGTTGGACAGTTCGCATTTGCAGCTACTTACTGACGCAGCCGGCACCGCAGGCTTTAGGGCATACTTTCAGGGACGGGATGGTGAACGGATGCTGGCCAGGCGCCTGGGTAACGACCGGTCTGACGAAGAACATGACGCTCCTGGAGCTTTTTCCTATCTTACTAGCAGTACGGCTATGGGGTGACTGTTTCGCCAACAAGAAGGTACTCTTCTTCTGTGATAATCAAGCAGTGGTTTTCattatcaacaaacaaacacgcaagGTACCCTGCAAGGAAAGTTTTCTTAAAGGTCCTAGCTTGTTGGTGTAAAAAAGGACAatcattttataaatatatttagtatCTCCTAGTTAGGTCTTAATATCTCCTAATCAGGAcctagtatctcctaattaggtcTTAATATGTCctaaatatactaccgacaagaaataagggaactaatgaaataatagcgaatttgaaactgctttaattcaattttaggcgtcaagttcaatatctggtgtgtccaccatgttgggcaacacattcacggcaccttgatggcatgctgttaatcaatttccggatggttgcccgtggtatagcccgccattcctcttggaaagctgcaccaagctgggccaggttggcaggtcctgggtccctgaccaagaacgtcccagagatgttcaattggggacaggtctagggacttagagggccagtccaatgtctggataccttcttgtcggagataagcggagacaattcgggcccgatgtggtctggcattatcatcttggaatacaaaatttcggccgataactctagtcaatggagccacaacaggacgcaatatttggtcaacgtatcgctgaccagtcatggctccgttaatgatgaccaaatctgatcgtctgtcatgtgtaatcccaccctaCACAATGAcagtaccacctccatatcgatcattgtcaagaattgctgctgtggcatatcgctccccgctccgacgccaacaacgttttctgccatctgtgaatcgtaggcaaaaccttgactcatcagagaacatggtgtaacgccagtggcgcatagcccgtccctgatacTGCCTAGCCCAtaccaatctttggcgcttatggtgagctgaaagggtgacacccttaaaaggccggcTTGCTTtgagacgagcttgatagagtcgttttttaacggttgaggttgaaatgcgtcttccagtgagtgtgtggAATTCACTATTGATgacaggggccgatttaaacctatcgcgtagagcaattaacgtaatgagacgatcctgtcgtggtgtcgttgattttggtctaccacgcccaggtctcgttgcaaccccacctgtttgacggtacttatcccacaggcgtgaaattacactttttgatttacccatctgccgggcaacttcacataatgatgtcccccctctatcatccccacaattttccattttgttgcttcaccgagatactgcctcggaggcatttctgtcagtaagtgtcaatctctattgcattagtgattgcgacttctccagtacatttacaggagttaacttctgtgtgcacgtgtagcacgtgctgggcatgcattatgcgaaattccattgtcattggatgttgcgtttgggagatacgccacgatacattcaatttcttggttcccttattttctgtcggtagtatataggtGACACTaggtcctaattaggagatactaggtcctaattaggagatactaagtcctaattagaTGATATTAAGTTCTAATTAGGACATAATAAGTACTAATAAGAAAATCTTGAgtactaattaggagataaaacaAATTCAGACTGTGGCACTAGGACGTTTACATGGTATGCTGTGTGACATTCTTCCGGGTAAGCGAATTGGTACAAACGAGACAAGAGTCCGGCTGTCAGGCCCAAGACATCACCACGAAGACCTGTTAGTTACTCTCCATCACTCAAAGTCAGACAAACTCTCAAGAAGTATTACAATCAGCATCTCCAGTTCTCAGAACAATGATT encodes:
- the LOC137266193 gene encoding glycine-rich protein-like is translated as MFFVRPVVTQAPGQHPFTIPSLKVCPKACGAGCVNQESVWAACRAREGPGLMIRFTSLGALGYGMGALHGGVYGGYGYGPYGGMGGLYGGKYGYGLGGLYGGYGGFYGVPGYGIGLGKGIGYY